In Phaseolus vulgaris cultivar G19833 chromosome 10, P. vulgaris v2.0, whole genome shotgun sequence, a single genomic region encodes these proteins:
- the LOC137818782 gene encoding uncharacterized protein isoform X1, whose product MFKFLKEVVAGSGTGLKDLPYNIGEPYASAWGSWLHFRGISKDDGSPVSIFSLSGSNAQDGHLAAGRNGVKRLRTVRHPNILSFLHSTEIETVDAGSPKVTIYMVTEPVMPLSDKIKELGLEGTQRDEYYAWGLHQIAKAVSFLNNDCKLVHANVCLASVVVTQTLDWKLHAFDVLSEFDGNNETSSGQMLQYAWLVGTQYKSIELAKSDWSGIKKSPPWAIDSWGMGCLIYEVFSGLKLGKTEELRNTVSIPKSLLPDYQRLLSSVPSRRLNTSKLIENSEYFQNKLVDTIHFMEILSLKDSVEKDTFFRKLPNLSEQLPQQIVLKKLLPLLASALEYGSASAPALTALLKMGSGLSAEEFRVKVLPTIVKLFISNDRAIRVGLLQHIDQYGESLSAQVVDEQVYPHVATGFSDTSAFLRELTLKSILILAPKLSQRTFSGSLLKHMSRLQVDEEPAIRTNTTILLGNIACYLNEGTRKRVLINAFTVRALRDTFPPARGAGIMALCATGSYYDITEIATRILPNIVVLTIDPDSDVRSKAFQAVDQFLQMAKQYYEKTNTAEATEGTSMGISSMPGNAGLLGWAMSSLTLKGKPSDHAPVSVSSTADTPISANASSDTPPKAPVRVRSAPDFAQQPVPTSPTSTDGWGELENGLDEECENLNDKDGWDDLEPLEEMKPTSALANIQAAQRRPVSQPVSQTKLASSLQSKSTSRKDEDDELWGSIAAPAPKTSKPLNLKSSVTDDDDPWAAIAAPAPTSKAKPLSSGRGRSAKAAAPKLGAQRINRTTSSGM is encoded by the exons ATGTTCAAATTCTTGAAAGAGGTGGTGGCTGGATCTGGCACCGGCCTCAAAGATCTTCCATACAATATCGGTGAACCTTACGCTTCTGCTTGGGGTTCGTGGCTTCATTTTCGCGGCATCTCCAAG GATGATGGTTCTCCAGTGTCAATATTTTCTCTGTCTGGGAGCAATGCTCAGGATGGACATTTAGCTGCGGGTCGTAATGGTGTTAAGCGTCTACGCACT GTTAGGCATCCGaatattttgtcttttcttcacAGCACAGAGATTGAAACTGTTGATGCTGGTTCTCCCAAGGTTACAATTTATATGGTGACCGAGCCTGTCATGCCGCTGTCAGACAAGATTAAGGAGCTTGGTCTTGAAGGTACCCAAAG GGATGAATATTATGCTTGGGGCCTGCATCAAATAGCAAAGGCTGTCAGCTTCTTAAATAACGATTGTAAACTC GTTCATGCTAATGTTTGCTTGGCAAGTGTTGTTGTCACACAAACTTTGGACTGGAAACTCCATGCTTTTGATGTTCTGTCAGAGTTTGATGGGAATAACGAAACTTCCTCTGGGCAAATGCTG CAATATGCATGGCTTGTTGGAACACAATACAAATCAATAGAACTGGCAAAATCTGACTGGTCTGGAATTAAGAAGTCTCCTCCATGGGCCATTGATTCTTGGGGCATGG GTTGTCTAATCTATGAGGTATTCTCTGGTTTAAAGTTGGGCAAAACGGAGGAGTTACGGAACACTGTCTCCATTCCTAAG TCTCTGCTCCCAGATTACCAGCGGTTGCTGAGTTCTGTGCCCTCTCGGAGATTAAATACATCAAAGCTTATAGAAAACAGCG AgtattttcaaaataagttaGTAGACACGATACATTTCATGGAAATTCTTAGTTTGAAAGATAGTGTTGAGAAAGACACTTTCTTCCGCAAGCTTCCAAATTTGTCAGAGCAGCTTCCTCAGCAGATTGTGTTGAAAAAG TTACTTCCTTTATTAGCTTCTGCACTTGAATATGGTTCAGCTTCTGCCCCGGCTTTGACTGCATTGTTGAAAATGGGTTCTGGGCTGTCAGCTGAGGAGTTCCGTGTCAAG GTACTTCCAACCATTGTTAAACTTTTTATATCAAATGATCGAGCTATTCGAGTTGGACTTCTACAACATATTGATCAGTATGGGGAGTCATTATCAGCACAAGTTGTTGATGAGCAG GTTTACCCTCATGTAGCTACCGGGTTCTCTGATACATCTGCTTTTCTGAGGGAACTTACTCTTAAGTCCATACTAATTCTGGCTCCAAAG TTGTCTCAAAGGACTTTTTCGGGGTCATTATTAAAGCATATGTCAAGGTTACAG GTCGATGAAGAACCAGCCATACGAACAAATACTACCATCTTATTGGGAAACATTGCATGCTACTTAAATGAAGGG ACAAGAAAAAGAGTGTTGATTAATGCATTCACAGTCCGTGCTCTACGTGATACCTTTCCACCTGCTAGAGGAGCAG GCATTATGGCTTTATGTGCCACCGGTTCCTACTATGACATCACTGAAATTGCAACTCGGATTCTTCCTAATATTGTTGTACTCACAATTGATCCTGACAG TGATGTGCGATCTAAGGCATTTCAAGCTGTTGATCAATTTTTGCAGATGGCAAAGCAATATTATGAAAAG ACAAATACGGCAGAGGCTACTGAGGGAACTAGCATGGGGATCTCTTCTATGCCAGGAAATGCTGGTTTACTTGG ATGGGCTATGAGTTCCTTAACTCTGAAGGGTAAACCTTCTGATCATGCTCCAGTCTCTGTGAGTTCTACTGCAGATACTCCAATATCTGCTAATGCCAGCTCAG ATACTCCTCCAAAAGCACCTGTTCGTGTAAGGTCTGCGCCAGATTTTGCTCAGCAACCTGTCCCTACTTCCCCAACATCAACAGACGGCTGGGGGGAACTGGAGAATGGACTCGACGAGGAGTGTGAAAATTTAAATGATAAGGATGGGTGGGATGATCTGGAGCCACTTGAAGAAATGAAACCAACTTCAGCTCTTGCAAACATTCAAGCAGCTCAAAGGCGACCGGTTTCTCAACCTGTTTCGCAGACAAAGCTAG CCTCGAGTTTGCAATCCAAAAGTACATCGAGAAAGGATGAAGATGATGAGTTGTGGGGTTCCATAGCAGCTCCTGCTCCAAAAACATCAAAACCTTTAAATTTGAAATCAAGTGTAACCGATGATGATGATCCTTGGGCTGCCATTGCTGCTCCTGCACCCACTTCTAAGGCCAAGCCCTTATCAAGTGGCAGAGGGCGGAGTGCAAAAGCTGCTGCTCCAAAGTTAGGTGCCCAGCGGATAAACCGAACAACATCATCCGGCATGTAA
- the LOC137818782 gene encoding uncharacterized protein isoform X2, whose protein sequence is MVLSVYALHPNILSFLHSTEIETVDAGSPKVTIYMVTEPVMPLSDKIKELGLEGTQRDEYYAWGLHQIAKAVSFLNNDCKLVHANVCLASVVVTQTLDWKLHAFDVLSEFDGNNETSSGQMLQYAWLVGTQYKSIELAKSDWSGIKKSPPWAIDSWGMGCLIYEVFSGLKLGKTEELRNTVSIPKSLLPDYQRLLSSVPSRRLNTSKLIENSEYFQNKLVDTIHFMEILSLKDSVEKDTFFRKLPNLSEQLPQQIVLKKLLPLLASALEYGSASAPALTALLKMGSGLSAEEFRVKVLPTIVKLFISNDRAIRVGLLQHIDQYGESLSAQVVDEQVYPHVATGFSDTSAFLRELTLKSILILAPKLSQRTFSGSLLKHMSRLQVDEEPAIRTNTTILLGNIACYLNEGTRKRVLINAFTVRALRDTFPPARGAGIMALCATGSYYDITEIATRILPNIVVLTIDPDSDVRSKAFQAVDQFLQMAKQYYEKTNTAEATEGTSMGISSMPGNAGLLGWAMSSLTLKGKPSDHAPVSVSSTADTPISANASSDTPPKAPVRVRSAPDFAQQPVPTSPTSTDGWGELENGLDEECENLNDKDGWDDLEPLEEMKPTSALANIQAAQRRPVSQPVSQTKLASSLQSKSTSRKDEDDELWGSIAAPAPKTSKPLNLKSSVTDDDDPWAAIAAPAPTSKAKPLSSGRGRSAKAAAPKLGAQRINRTTSSGM, encoded by the exons ATGGTGTTAAGCGTCTACGCACT GCATCCGaatattttgtcttttcttcacAGCACAGAGATTGAAACTGTTGATGCTGGTTCTCCCAAGGTTACAATTTATATGGTGACCGAGCCTGTCATGCCGCTGTCAGACAAGATTAAGGAGCTTGGTCTTGAAGGTACCCAAAG GGATGAATATTATGCTTGGGGCCTGCATCAAATAGCAAAGGCTGTCAGCTTCTTAAATAACGATTGTAAACTC GTTCATGCTAATGTTTGCTTGGCAAGTGTTGTTGTCACACAAACTTTGGACTGGAAACTCCATGCTTTTGATGTTCTGTCAGAGTTTGATGGGAATAACGAAACTTCCTCTGGGCAAATGCTG CAATATGCATGGCTTGTTGGAACACAATACAAATCAATAGAACTGGCAAAATCTGACTGGTCTGGAATTAAGAAGTCTCCTCCATGGGCCATTGATTCTTGGGGCATGG GTTGTCTAATCTATGAGGTATTCTCTGGTTTAAAGTTGGGCAAAACGGAGGAGTTACGGAACACTGTCTCCATTCCTAAG TCTCTGCTCCCAGATTACCAGCGGTTGCTGAGTTCTGTGCCCTCTCGGAGATTAAATACATCAAAGCTTATAGAAAACAGCG AgtattttcaaaataagttaGTAGACACGATACATTTCATGGAAATTCTTAGTTTGAAAGATAGTGTTGAGAAAGACACTTTCTTCCGCAAGCTTCCAAATTTGTCAGAGCAGCTTCCTCAGCAGATTGTGTTGAAAAAG TTACTTCCTTTATTAGCTTCTGCACTTGAATATGGTTCAGCTTCTGCCCCGGCTTTGACTGCATTGTTGAAAATGGGTTCTGGGCTGTCAGCTGAGGAGTTCCGTGTCAAG GTACTTCCAACCATTGTTAAACTTTTTATATCAAATGATCGAGCTATTCGAGTTGGACTTCTACAACATATTGATCAGTATGGGGAGTCATTATCAGCACAAGTTGTTGATGAGCAG GTTTACCCTCATGTAGCTACCGGGTTCTCTGATACATCTGCTTTTCTGAGGGAACTTACTCTTAAGTCCATACTAATTCTGGCTCCAAAG TTGTCTCAAAGGACTTTTTCGGGGTCATTATTAAAGCATATGTCAAGGTTACAG GTCGATGAAGAACCAGCCATACGAACAAATACTACCATCTTATTGGGAAACATTGCATGCTACTTAAATGAAGGG ACAAGAAAAAGAGTGTTGATTAATGCATTCACAGTCCGTGCTCTACGTGATACCTTTCCACCTGCTAGAGGAGCAG GCATTATGGCTTTATGTGCCACCGGTTCCTACTATGACATCACTGAAATTGCAACTCGGATTCTTCCTAATATTGTTGTACTCACAATTGATCCTGACAG TGATGTGCGATCTAAGGCATTTCAAGCTGTTGATCAATTTTTGCAGATGGCAAAGCAATATTATGAAAAG ACAAATACGGCAGAGGCTACTGAGGGAACTAGCATGGGGATCTCTTCTATGCCAGGAAATGCTGGTTTACTTGG ATGGGCTATGAGTTCCTTAACTCTGAAGGGTAAACCTTCTGATCATGCTCCAGTCTCTGTGAGTTCTACTGCAGATACTCCAATATCTGCTAATGCCAGCTCAG ATACTCCTCCAAAAGCACCTGTTCGTGTAAGGTCTGCGCCAGATTTTGCTCAGCAACCTGTCCCTACTTCCCCAACATCAACAGACGGCTGGGGGGAACTGGAGAATGGACTCGACGAGGAGTGTGAAAATTTAAATGATAAGGATGGGTGGGATGATCTGGAGCCACTTGAAGAAATGAAACCAACTTCAGCTCTTGCAAACATTCAAGCAGCTCAAAGGCGACCGGTTTCTCAACCTGTTTCGCAGACAAAGCTAG CCTCGAGTTTGCAATCCAAAAGTACATCGAGAAAGGATGAAGATGATGAGTTGTGGGGTTCCATAGCAGCTCCTGCTCCAAAAACATCAAAACCTTTAAATTTGAAATCAAGTGTAACCGATGATGATGATCCTTGGGCTGCCATTGCTGCTCCTGCACCCACTTCTAAGGCCAAGCCCTTATCAAGTGGCAGAGGGCGGAGTGCAAAAGCTGCTGCTCCAAAGTTAGGTGCCCAGCGGATAAACCGAACAACATCATCCGGCATGTAA